In the genome of Lactuca sativa cultivar Salinas chromosome 3, Lsat_Salinas_v11, whole genome shotgun sequence, the window GCGGGAAAAGGAATTCCCCAAAAATTAGAAAAGTTGAAAACCCGCCATGTCGATTTAGGTCTGGTTCCATCTCCATCTCTCGTTCACTTCCATCTCCACTTTCTCTTCCATCTACAATCTCTCTTCAATCACCCACCTCGCCGGCGATGAAGGTTTCTTGTGATTGTTTGTTGTACTTACAAGCCCTAGGTCCAATTTCAACAAAAATCTCTTTGGCGACTCATTGCCTCTCCCTGTCGAGTTCGAAATTGTCACTGGAGGAAGTAAGGGCATTGCAAGATGACGAAGGGCCTTCAAAGGAGATTTGTTTATTACAGTGTGGTAGCAAAGACGACGGTGCTACTGATATCCCTAAACAATAGTCATCTTCAAAAAAGTTACCAAATCAGACATGCCtcctttatctctctctctctctctctccctctctctctctctgtctttctctctctctctctttgtgtgTTAATCGATTGGTACTTTCATCACCTTTAATAGCTACAAGAACCCTAACCCTCGTCCCATCAAACAAGTCATTGAAGTTGGGTCATATACAAATCAGACATGCCTCCTCTGAAGACGCCTATAAGGTGCAAAAAATCTGCTAAAATTGATGGTGATTCAACTACATCTCCTATTGTTTCTTCCGAATCGATGATCAAGGTGGAATTCGTTTTGGAGAATTCTGTAGTAGGTGATGTGAATAAAGCGATAAATGAGGGCGGTGAACCAGACGCAGGTGGAGATAAGATCATAGAGGATTTACCGCTAGTAAGTGAGGATGTTGGTAAAGGGAAGCAAGGAGAAGGAGATGGAATCGTTTACCTAGAAAATGATGAATCTGACGAGACCATAGTCTAGAAGATAGGTGATTTACAGCATGGAAGCAAGAATATGGATCAAGACAAACAAGGATTAGGCATCAATGGTCCCCAGTTGGAGACAGTTGCAGGTAAGAAAATTTTTCACCATTAACATAAATTTTGATTTATCACTTGATTGCTCTTGAAGATGAGGTGTTTTGTGGTTAAAATCATACATCAATGATAAAAAGATTGAATTTAACCAATTTGACATGAATTTGGATGATCATGCGAAGgataagctcgagaaatccatggTTTCCAATAATGAATCTGGTAAGAGTATAGAAAGTGAAGTCTGAACAAGCTCCGACATGTTTCTCAACAAAGCTCAGGTAAACCGATTCATCTGTGATTCTGGTCATAATCAAACCTAAACATATGTAACATCAATGAAGAATTCTGAACAATATATGTAATGTTTGATCTTTGATTTGAAGGATAAAGTTGTTGCTGGAATTGAATCAAGAATTTCTGCTTGGACATTTCTGCCTATTGAAAATGGAGAAGCTATGCAAATATTTCATTATGAAAATGGTCAAACCTATGAACCACATTGGGATTATTTATGCTAGGTAACATTTATTCCATTTATTCATATCAAGATTGTTTGACTTTGTTCTTGATATAATAAATTAGTCTTGTTAAATCTGATTACATACCATACAATCTATTTCTTTCAATTTCTAACATGATTGTTTTTGATGGAGTGGCTTGTAAGTTGGAAGTATGTAAGTGATAATAGTTGTCTCATGGTTTCTCTTTATTCAAAATGCATACCAAGTGTTTGATGGATTACCTCAATTAAACCAATCAACAAAAAAAGAACTGTTTATACCTAATAGATTTGGGACCGTCTCCTTCGTCTCCCTTTCATTCtttgtttttaactttttttggTTCTTGTTTCATTTTTAATTGAATATTATCAATTTCTTCTTACTGATATGGTTTATGAAATATGAAGCACGAAATTGAGGCTACCTTGATCTGGTCAAATTGATGAACTGTTTTCCTATGATCAAAATATTAGAACCCTAATTCCAGAAGAATCCGATTGGTTTTTTAATATTTCATATatctttttttatgttttaaatgatttgttTCTATGACAACAACAGATGAAATGGGATTCATATCTGAAGATGGTGAACCACAAATACAAACAGATGAAATGGGGCCCAACGGTGCGCTTATTTTACTTTCGTATTAACCTTCTTCCTCTCTATCTTCCCGTAAATACAAAACTAATCCCACTATTGAATTAGTGAAttaggggttagggtttggagTGATTTGGGGAGAAGATGGGATTGGGTAGGCTGAGAAGAAAAGGGCAAAAGGTGGAAGAAGGAATCAACTGAAACAAATTGGGAGATCGAGAAATGGAGGAGCAAGGAGAACATGATCGGCGACGTTGCCGCTAATTACCGTCCAATACAGCAGATGAGACAGCGGAGAATCAACAGCAAGAAAAGCCATGGCATTCCTACATTTATGAGGATCTACCTCATACGGTTCAGGAATCTGCCGATTCTGCCGTTCGCTCCGCCCGGTCGCTGCAGCAGAATTCGTCCACTCATATTCGAACTCTTAAGGTACTCTATCAATATCTATGTCTCATGTTCGGGTGCGTTTCATTTCTTGTGAAGCTTTCCTTATAGTTAGGGCTTCCGTATATACGATGAATGTTTATCTGCGTGCGTTCTATGATGGATTTTATTAAGGACTAGTATGATAATTTAAATTTGGTATTTTGATATATAGTCTAGTTGTCCGTATGCGTTAATGCGTATCTGTATCTCTTTGCATGCTATTTCAAGTGGATTTTTCATCTATAGGATGATTGCTTATCATTGTGATTCTATTGTTTTTAGTATGAAACTTAGCTTAATGTAATCACATACCTCCGTTATATGTAAACAAGAGACAGATTGATACATAAATGATCAACCGTGATTCAAGTTTGTGTATACATGCTTATATTTCGGGTAGGTTAAGAAGATGGTGCACATTAGAAGCTCTTTTCAGCATACTACTTAAATACCCAACTAGAttatcagaattctccccctaGAATATGAATTTAACATAAGACACTGACAATTCTTCTCAAGAATATAAGTTTTATGCAGCATAAGTTGGAGCCAAATTAGTTATTTCTCCTTCATTCATGCAATCTGATTGTTAACTTTATTACCCTTCTAGTTTGTTCTGTGTGATTATCAATTAAAATCGCACCTCAATTTCTTATAAAACACTGGCAAGTCTTACTTTTCATGTTCATTTCCAGGATCATGTAGTTCAATACACAGCATAGTATAGGAGTTATGAAGATTTGGTGTTCAGTAAGATCAAAGGTGTATTTTTCTTTTTTACAACTACCAAACATTTATTTCATGATAAAAAATCAACAGTGATGCCATATTTTAGAGGCTTGATAAGTTGATATTTCTTGGATTAGTTTTCTCTCATACTTTTGTGTCTTAACAGATCAACTCACAATTGTAAGAGAACACCCAACTTTATCTGCTGGAATTGCAATTACAGCTGGTCTTCTCCTCATGAGAGGTAAAGAAAGTATTCCACTTTACATATTTAGATCAACAATATACAACTTCATGCTTTACATTTGTCGTATGCACTTATGATTTTTTATTTGTAACCTGTTGGCTTGAATGAACTCATTGGCTTGTTATGAATGAGGTAATATTGTGTCTGTGGATCCCAACATCAACATTGTTGTTCATGAGGATATAGTTCGTCTTTATTCAATGCTTGGATCTTGATATGGTGAGTATATCCACCTAACAGTCAGCATTTTTTAgttcaaacattatttatttcCAAAATGTGACATTAACATAACAAACTGTTGTATTTGCATTTGTTTATGGAGGCACCACCATTGTTAGAGAAAGCTAAATGAACATTGTGTTTGGATGAGGCCTATCAACCCCCTTGGTTTGAAGAAATTAAGGGTATTCTTGGAATTTCAAGTGGGCATCATGTATATGAGTCACTTGCTCAAGTCAATCAAGAAATTGTAGAACATATATTCAAGTGTTTTATTTAAACTATTATATGTTTATAACTAATTAATTATTATGAATATAAAGCTTGACATgcattataatattatatgtttaaaGTAAATCACTTCCTGCAGAACCTTCTACTGGAATCAAGTCCGTGAAGCCAAAAGTAAAGGGAGTATCAATGATAGAGCTGTTTACATCAGAGCAGGTTCGTGAACATATAACAGGTCTCAGGCAGTGGGTTGGCCAGGTCAGAATCTGCATTTTACTTTATGGAGGtgtgttttgttttgtgtttgtttttgaaTCTCTCATTTTATACAGAGCAAAGAAAAAGTAGAAAAGAATCAAGCTCTGGAACACTCGATGAGTGAGAACTCGTGTCAACTATGTGCAGTTGAAAAGCTGAGTTTTGAACCCCCGCCTATACTTGTCCAAATTGTTATATGAAAGAAGTTGAAAGAGGAGAGCGGATGCCTCTACCACAGAGTGTTGTACTTGGAGCAAAAGATTTACCTCGAACCATACTCAGTGATCACATAGAGAGCAGGTTGTTTGGAAAAGTGAAGCAGGAGAGACTAGAGCGCACAAGGTTCTATGGGAAAACTTATGATGAGGTGATGTTATAATCCCCCCCAAAAAAATAAAAGACAACTCCATAACATACATTGTGAATGAACAATAAAGTATGTATCTTACATTTTTTAAATTATCAGGTTCCTGGAGCAGAAGCACTTGTTGTCAGAGTGGTCTCTTCTGTGGACAAGAAGTTGGAAGTCAAGCAACAATTTCTTGATATCTTTCAAGAGGAAAATTACTCTGTGGAGTTTGGGTATAAGTCTAAGGTATTTCAACCGTActactttcattgatttgtttattatagcatctttCCCTACATTTCTTCCTATACAATATATTATACTCTAAAAAATCTACCCAGTTATATGCGCTGGCACTATCTTGTGGTTTTGGTATGTGAATCCCTAAACTAGGCTTTGTTGTTTTAGGTAGTTCTGTTGTTTCAGAAAATTGAAGGTGTAGAAGTGTGTCTTTTTGGTATGTATGTTCAAGAATTTGGAGCAGAGTTCTGCAGCCAAACCATCGGCATCTTTATCTTTCTTATCTGGATTCAGTCAAGTACTTCAGGCCTGAGATTAAGGCTGTGACAGGGGAGGCTCTTCGTACATTTGTATATCATGAAATTCTGGTAAGTAACTTCTCTGTTGCGTTAGATCTTGCATAGTAGTTGCCTTAATTCTTGTTAGgctgattaaaaaaaattaccaaTTTTATTTTCCAGCTACTTTCACacaagggcattttggtcttttCCTGATATCTTTTGTATGTCTATTTTAGCAAGCTAGTACAGCAAAATTTTTTGTATGTCTATTTCAGGAAGCTAGATAAGTCCATATGTCACTCagttttgttcttttttatttttagtatgtGCAACATAGCAAAACATCAATGTCCTTCAAAACTATGGATGATGGCCAAGTCTTACTCTATGCAGTAAGTATtaaagaaatagcaatgcactttcattcatttatttaatatttttttcataGTTCTCTAGAGATATTTTTCCTTATGTCATAGAATGATTGGCTCCTATcttgttttttgatatttatacgCATTTTTTAAACATATTTCTTTATTGTATTGCATGTTAAGTTACCGAGTATAAAAAAGCTTGCTGATCATGTAGGTGTTCAAACCAATAGAaaatttttaaacatatttttttattgtattaCATGTTAAGTTACCGAGTATAAAAAAGCTTGTTGGTCATGTAAGTGTTCAAAACAATAGAAACTTTTTAAACATATTTCTTTATTGTATTGCATGTTAAGTTACCGATTTGCCATGTGTAGGTCTTGTTTATGTGCATAATGTCAAGCAAAGTAGCTCGAATGTTGTGAAGGTGGGCAACAAGTTCTTCTAGTTCAACTATTACTAGTTGATGACTTTCATCTTTTTCACATTTGatgtattacatttgtctactattagaatgattatttgtataacattaatttgtacaatgcattgtattatttgtatatggtattttattttccattatgagacatgaaatgcaaatttaatatgaaaataagtaaatcaataaatattttttttaaaaaaatttaaaattacgatacgcaaaaatgtgtgtcatcttcatttatgacatggcctatCTTGAcgggggctttcttgatacgcattgcatgtcattaacacgcgcgtcgtaaggttacaacacgcgaatgcgtgatgtcttcctttatgacagggcctttcttgatgcgcattgcgtgtcataaacacgcgtcataaatgcgtgtcgtaaatgagcgtcgtaaatgcgcgtcgtctatagacgacgcgcaaaagcgtgtcatctctctttatgacagggccttccttgacgcgcatttgcgcgtcatttgagccttttacgacgcgcaatgagcgtcgtaaaaggctgtttttctagtagtgtttgaggatttcagatggccgtcagggccgagttgagacgccggtggtgaagagtagggctttccagctgacagcagaggagaCGCGagtgactcctgatgtggtgtcGGGTATGTATTTATTCCCTTATCTCAgtatttattattgattgttcttatggttatatgttttgtataggtttgTTCTCGGTGAACGACATTTCAACtacagtattgtttgattcgggggataCCCAATCATTCgtctcccttgcgcttagcacgaggtttagcagagctccaggggatctagattgtccacttgaggttgagatagcagctaATAGGACCGTTAGGGTTGCAAGGGTACACAGAGGGTGTTCCCTACAATTATTTGATGAGTAGTTTCCGGTGGACTTGGTTCCTATTctcctgcgagggaataaggtcatagtaggcatggattggctgagccccaatggggcggtgatagattgtgagcttcagttggtaagggttcgcactcccagtgggggagagttagtgattcagggcgagaagccacaacgcggaccagttctgtgttcagcagcgagagcgaaacgctaccttcagcagggttgcgccggctatattgcctatgttttagatgcccgggagaagggcaagatgacagttgatgatgttccggtggtgcgagactacccggatgtatttccggaggatttgccggggatacctcctgagagacaggttgagttcgggattgatctaatccctggtgcggctccgatagccaaggcaccatatcggttggctcccccagagatgcaggagttgtctacgcagctgcaagagctgctagacaagggatttatcaggccgagcagttcgccctggggtgcACCGATTTTATTCGTGAAGAAAAgggacgggtcgcaccgtatgtgtatagattac includes:
- the LOC122196298 gene encoding histone acetyltransferase HAC1 produces the protein MKEVERGERMPLPQSVVLGAKDLPRTILSDHIESRLFGKVKQERLERTRFYGKTYDEVPGAEALVVRVVSSVDKKLEVKQQFLDIFQEENYSVEFGYKSKHLSLHFFLYNILYSKKSTQLYALALSCGFVKYFRPEIKAVTGEALRTFVYHEILYVQHSKTSMSFKTMDDGQVLLYAFSRDIFPYVIE